The following proteins are co-located in the Bradyrhizobium sp. AZCC 2176 genome:
- the pstA gene encoding phosphate ABC transporter permease PstA, whose product MNPIYAARRRNDIIIRTLCVGAALFGVTWLALILFTLFYNGLSGINLAVFAQDTPPPGSTDGGLRNAIIGSIMMTVIGVGIGAPLGLFAGTYLAEYGKHDRLTSVIRFINDILLSAPSIIIGLFIYGAVVVPMRGFSAIAGCLALAVIVIPVVVRTTEDMLGLVPNPLREAASALGLPRSLVIRRIAYRAARSGLITGVLLATARVAGETAPLLFTALSNQFFSLDLTKTMANLPVTINNFVQSPYAYWKQLAWAGALLITLTVLALNIGARILGAERTSK is encoded by the coding sequence ATGAACCCGATCTACGCCGCCCGCCGCCGCAACGACATCATCATCCGCACGCTCTGCGTCGGCGCCGCGCTGTTCGGTGTGACCTGGCTGGCGCTGATCCTGTTCACGCTGTTCTACAACGGCCTTTCCGGCATCAACCTCGCCGTCTTCGCCCAGGATACGCCGCCGCCGGGATCGACCGATGGCGGCCTGCGCAACGCCATCATCGGCTCGATCATGATGACCGTGATCGGGGTCGGCATCGGCGCGCCGCTCGGCCTGTTCGCCGGCACGTATCTCGCCGAATATGGCAAGCACGACAGGCTCACCTCGGTGATCCGCTTTATCAACGACATCCTGTTGAGCGCGCCCTCGATCATCATCGGCCTGTTCATCTATGGCGCGGTCGTCGTGCCGATGCGCGGCTTCTCGGCGATCGCCGGCTGCCTGGCGCTGGCCGTGATCGTGATCCCCGTGGTGGTTCGCACCACCGAGGACATGCTGGGGCTGGTGCCCAATCCCTTGCGCGAGGCGGCATCCGCGCTCGGGCTGCCGCGCTCGCTGGTGATCCGGCGGATCGCCTATCGCGCTGCCCGGTCCGGCCTGATCACCGGCGTCCTGCTCGCCACCGCCCGCGTTGCCGGCGAAACCGCGCCGCTGTTGTTCACCGCGCTGTCGAACCAGTTCTTCAGTCTCGACCTGACCAAGACGATGGCCAACCTCCCGGTCACCATCAACAACTTCGTCCAGAGCCCCTATGCCTACTGGAAGCAACTCGCCTGGGC
- the pstC gene encoding phosphate ABC transporter permease subunit PstC gives MAEMAVESDVMEAAGPYDRARALSAFKLGDITFYWITRACAISVLLILGGIIISLIVGAWPAIREYGAAFLWTQRWAPSADPPVLGALGPIYGTLVTSVIAMMIAIPVGLGIAVFLTEICPIWLRRPIGLAVELLAGIPSIIYGMWGFFVLGPFLANTFQPFMISVFDGIPVLGTIFAGPPSYLSLFNAALILAIMVLPFITAISVDVFKTVPPVLKEAAYGVGCTTWEVVRNVVIPYTRVGVIGGIMLALGRALGETMAVTFIIGNSFKIQSSIFAPGTTISAAIASEFAESDGLHQSGLILLGLLLFILTFFVLAAARLMLMRLEKKAGN, from the coding sequence GTGGCAGAAATGGCGGTTGAAAGCGACGTAATGGAAGCTGCCGGACCCTACGATCGCGCACGGGCCCTCAGCGCGTTCAAGCTCGGCGATATCACCTTCTACTGGATCACGCGCGCCTGCGCGATCTCGGTTCTCCTCATCCTCGGCGGCATCATCATCTCGCTGATCGTCGGCGCGTGGCCCGCGATCCGTGAATATGGCGCGGCCTTCCTGTGGACGCAGCGCTGGGCGCCGTCGGCCGATCCGCCGGTACTCGGTGCGCTCGGCCCGATCTACGGCACGCTGGTTACCTCCGTGATCGCGATGATGATCGCCATTCCGGTCGGCCTCGGCATTGCGGTGTTCCTCACCGAAATCTGCCCGATCTGGCTGCGCCGTCCGATCGGCCTTGCCGTCGAGCTGCTCGCCGGCATTCCTTCGATCATCTACGGCATGTGGGGCTTCTTCGTGCTGGGGCCATTCCTGGCCAACACGTTCCAGCCATTCATGATCAGCGTGTTCGACGGCATCCCCGTGCTGGGAACGATCTTCGCAGGTCCTCCCTCCTATCTCAGCCTGTTCAACGCTGCGCTCATTCTCGCGATCATGGTGCTGCCCTTCATCACCGCGATCTCGGTCGATGTGTTCAAGACGGTGCCGCCGGTGCTGAAGGAAGCGGCCTATGGCGTCGGCTGCACCACCTGGGAAGTCGTCCGCAACGTCGTCATTCCCTACACCCGGGTCGGCGTGATCGGCGGCATCATGCTGGCGCTCGGCCGGGCGCTCGGCGAGACCATGGCGGTGACCTTCATCATCGGTAATTCGTTCAAGATCCAGTCCTCGATCTTCGCGCCGGGCACCACGATCTCGGCGGCGATCGCATCCGAATTCGCCGAGAGCGACGGGCTGCACCAGTCGGGCCTGATCCTGCTCGGCCTGCTGCTGTTCATTCTGACGTTCTTCGTTCTCGCTGCCGCGCGGCTGATGCTGATGCGGCTGGAAAAGAAGGCGGGGAACTGA
- the pstS gene encoding phosphate ABC transporter substrate-binding protein PstS: MNFLRTIVAAGMVAASTSAFAADITGAGATFPFPIYSKWADAYKKETGNGLNYQSIGSGAGIKQIQAKTVTFGATDAPLKHETLEKDGLVQWPMVMGAIVPVVNLEGIKPGELVLSGEVLGDIYLGKIKKWDDAAIAKLNPKLKLPADAITVVRRSDGSGTTFNFTDYLSKSSADWKAKVGSGTAVEWPAGVGAKGNEGVAGNVGQTKNAIGYVEYAYAKQNKLTYAAMINKAGKTVQPTIAAFQAAASNADWAKAPGYYVILTDQPGEASWPITAATFILMHKDATDKAASQEAIKFFKWSFEKGAKMAEELDYIPMPESVVKLIEKTWSSEIKS, translated from the coding sequence ATGAATTTCCTCAGGACAATCGTCGCTGCCGGCATGGTCGCCGCTTCGACGTCGGCCTTCGCTGCCGACATCACCGGCGCGGGCGCCACGTTCCCCTTCCCGATTTATTCGAAGTGGGCCGACGCCTACAAGAAGGAGACCGGCAACGGTCTGAACTACCAGTCGATCGGCTCCGGCGCCGGCATCAAGCAGATCCAGGCCAAGACCGTGACCTTCGGCGCCACCGACGCGCCGCTCAAGCATGAGACGCTCGAGAAGGACGGCCTGGTGCAGTGGCCGATGGTGATGGGCGCGATCGTGCCGGTCGTGAACCTCGAAGGCATCAAGCCGGGCGAACTCGTGCTCTCGGGCGAAGTGCTTGGCGACATCTATCTCGGCAAGATCAAGAAGTGGGACGATGCCGCGATTGCAAAGCTCAATCCGAAGCTGAAGCTGCCGGCTGACGCCATCACCGTGGTGCGCCGCTCCGACGGTTCGGGCACCACCTTCAACTTCACCGACTATCTCTCGAAGTCGAGCGCCGATTGGAAAGCCAAGGTCGGCTCCGGCACCGCGGTCGAATGGCCGGCCGGCGTTGGCGCCAAGGGCAATGAAGGCGTTGCCGGCAATGTCGGCCAGACCAAGAACGCGATCGGCTACGTCGAATATGCCTACGCCAAGCAGAACAAGCTGACCTATGCGGCGATGATCAACAAGGCCGGCAAGACCGTGCAGCCGACCATCGCAGCGTTCCAGGCGGCCGCCTCCAACGCCGACTGGGCCAAGGCGCCCGGCTATTACGTGATCCTGACCGACCAGCCCGGCGAAGCCTCCTGGCCGATCACGGCGGCGACCTTCATCCTGATGCACAAGGATGCGACCGACAAGGCGGCGTCCCAGGAAGCCATCAAGTTCTTCAAATGGTCGTTCGAGAAGGGCGCCAAGATGGCCGAAGAACTCGACTACATCCCGATGCCGGAATCGGTGGTCAAGCTGATCGAAAAGACCTGGTCGTCAGAGATCAAGAGCTGA
- a CDS encoding ArsR/SmtB family transcription factor encodes MDRELAARCLAELGNLTRLDIYRLLVRAGPPGLNISEIQTRLDLAASTLAFHLRGLVSAGLVAQEKIGREVICRAQYHRIDSIIGFLREHCCEGFADDLPAEAGRRAG; translated from the coding sequence ATGGACCGAGAGCTCGCCGCACGCTGCCTCGCCGAACTGGGCAACCTGACTCGCCTGGACATCTATCGGCTTCTCGTTCGCGCCGGCCCGCCGGGGCTCAACATCAGCGAAATACAGACCCGTCTCGACCTGGCGGCATCGACCTTGGCCTTTCATCTGCGAGGCCTGGTTAGCGCAGGCCTTGTCGCGCAGGAAAAGATCGGGCGGGAGGTAATTTGCCGCGCCCAGTACCATCGCATCGACTCGATTATCGGGTTCCTGCGCGAGCATTGTTGCGAAGGGTTTGCGGACGATTTGCCGGCAGAGGCCGGGCGCCGGGCGGGTTGA
- a CDS encoding MFS transporter, translating to MTLPGQTAGVSVFFDPITAELGISRTSASIAYAAGTLAGILPAPVIGRWIDRLGPRATATIIAAGLALACAFMASVQSALMLLIGFALLRGAAIGGLSLVSQQVVNLWFVRRRGIAAAAASLGLAAGSMIFPQVIDFLISLFGWRGAYLALAGFVALTILPVAALLFRDRPEKFGLSPDAGLALTAKDPRPEPSFSRQQALRTGVFWLLCAAGFLTNAVGTALLLNHFSIMQTAGVAYVDALTLLAIAGGVQAAATLGTGLLVDRYEPRRLVPLAMGMLALASALPVFGGGVAVSWLYALSLGAAYGSQQAINAAGFAQYFGRDHLGAIRGTSFVFGVAGAALGPLPFAASIDWTESYGAVLTVCCGLSLMCGAAAFVVCCPSAAANTTAIPSPMTERTS from the coding sequence ATGACGCTGCCCGGCCAGACGGCGGGCGTCTCCGTTTTCTTCGATCCGATCACCGCCGAACTCGGCATCTCACGCACGTCGGCGTCGATCGCTTATGCAGCCGGCACGCTCGCAGGGATTCTGCCGGCGCCAGTGATCGGCCGCTGGATCGACCGGCTTGGACCACGGGCCACCGCCACCATCATCGCCGCTGGACTTGCTTTGGCCTGCGCGTTCATGGCGAGCGTTCAGTCCGCCCTCATGCTGTTGATCGGCTTTGCGCTCCTGCGTGGCGCTGCCATTGGCGGCCTCAGCCTCGTGAGCCAGCAAGTCGTCAATCTGTGGTTTGTGCGACGGCGCGGGATCGCCGCAGCCGCGGCCAGCCTCGGGCTCGCGGCCGGATCAATGATTTTTCCGCAAGTAATCGATTTCCTCATTTCGCTGTTCGGTTGGAGAGGCGCCTACCTTGCGCTTGCCGGATTTGTCGCGCTGACCATTCTGCCGGTCGCCGCTCTGCTATTCCGGGATCGCCCGGAGAAATTCGGTCTCAGCCCGGACGCCGGGCTTGCGCTGACAGCGAAAGACCCGCGGCCGGAGCCGTCATTTTCGCGACAGCAGGCGCTGCGCACGGGCGTGTTTTGGTTGCTGTGTGCCGCCGGCTTCCTGACCAATGCGGTCGGCACGGCACTCTTGCTCAATCACTTCTCGATCATGCAGACCGCCGGAGTAGCTTACGTGGATGCGCTGACGCTGCTGGCGATTGCTGGCGGCGTTCAGGCTGCCGCTACCCTCGGCACGGGACTCCTGGTGGATCGCTATGAACCACGACGTCTGGTTCCGCTGGCGATGGGCATGCTTGCGCTCGCCTCGGCCCTTCCGGTGTTCGGTGGCGGCGTTGCCGTGAGCTGGCTCTACGCGTTGAGCCTGGGCGCCGCTTACGGTTCGCAGCAAGCGATCAACGCCGCCGGCTTCGCACAGTATTTTGGCCGCGATCATCTCGGCGCAATCAGGGGAACTTCGTTCGTATTCGGTGTTGCGGGCGCTGCGTTAGGGCCGCTTCCGTTCGCTGCAAGCATCGACTGGACGGAAAGCTACGGAGCCGTGCTGACAGTCTGCTGCGGGCTTTCCCTCATGTGCGGGGCGGCAGCTTTCGTCGTGTGTTGCCCGTCAGCGGCGGCAAATACAACGGCGATTCCGTCTCCGATGACGGAGCGAACGTCATGA
- a CDS encoding YnfA family protein, with product MQTTVVYIGAAIAEIAGCFAFWGWLRLGKPTWWLIPGVVSLIVFAYLLTLVETEAAGRAYAAYGGIYIVSSLLWLWSIEGVRPDRWDVTGAAICLFGAAIILAGPRG from the coding sequence ATGCAGACGACTGTTGTCTATATTGGGGCCGCCATTGCCGAGATCGCAGGTTGCTTTGCTTTCTGGGGCTGGTTGCGCCTCGGCAAGCCGACTTGGTGGCTGATTCCGGGTGTCGTTTCCCTGATCGTATTCGCGTACCTGCTGACGCTGGTCGAAACCGAGGCCGCAGGCAGGGCTTACGCCGCGTATGGCGGCATTTACATCGTTTCCTCGTTGCTTTGGCTGTGGAGCATTGAGGGCGTCCGGCCGGATCGTTGGGATGTCACGGGCGCTGCAATCTGTCTGTTTGGTGCGGCCATCATCTTAGCGGGACCGCGCGGCTGA